In a single window of the Pyramidobacter porci genome:
- a CDS encoding ABC transporter permease produces the protein MFWRMIWRTLARQKSKMLMIAFTVILGVSLSTAMMNVMLGVGDKVNRELKVYGANITVRHKEAALMNDLYGLSEGLGVTDKFLYEEDVLKLKTIFWGFNIIDFAPMIDGRAQVNGGEEAPLLGTWVQKHAVLNTGEEIDTGLRPLRNWWQIDLKGDWLGENDDDFVMVGGALASRLRTEVGSELTLTHGGMTKKVTVKGIFNDGGAADGQIVGTLKMVQELMGLPGKVSRLEVSALTTPDNDLARKAAQDPRGLSPDEYETWYCTAYVSAICHQIQEVVRDGVAKAVRQVAESEGTILSKTTLLMILITILSSIGSALAISNLITASVIERSQELGLLKALGARNYQIVLLVLVEVMVTSLFGGALGYFLGIGFAQIIGRTVFGSSIEIAQMVIVIVAVILFFVTLFGSIPAIRYLLNLKPTEVLHGK, from the coding sequence ATGTTCTGGAGAATGATTTGGCGGACGCTCGCCCGCCAGAAGAGCAAGATGCTGATGATCGCTTTCACCGTGATTCTCGGCGTGTCGCTGTCCACGGCCATGATGAACGTCATGCTGGGCGTCGGCGACAAGGTCAACCGCGAGCTGAAAGTTTACGGCGCCAACATCACCGTGCGCCACAAGGAAGCGGCGCTGATGAACGATCTCTACGGCCTCAGCGAGGGGCTGGGCGTCACCGACAAATTCCTGTACGAAGAGGACGTGCTCAAGCTCAAGACCATCTTCTGGGGTTTCAACATCATCGACTTCGCGCCGATGATCGACGGGCGCGCCCAGGTCAACGGCGGCGAGGAAGCGCCGCTGCTGGGGACCTGGGTGCAGAAGCACGCCGTGCTGAACACCGGCGAGGAGATCGACACCGGCCTGCGCCCGCTGCGCAACTGGTGGCAGATCGACCTGAAAGGCGACTGGCTCGGCGAAAACGACGACGATTTCGTCATGGTCGGCGGCGCGCTGGCGTCGCGGCTTCGGACCGAGGTCGGCAGCGAACTGACGCTGACTCATGGCGGGATGACGAAAAAAGTGACCGTCAAAGGCATTTTCAACGACGGCGGCGCTGCCGACGGCCAGATCGTCGGCACGCTGAAAATGGTGCAGGAACTCATGGGCCTGCCCGGCAAGGTCTCGCGCCTCGAAGTCTCGGCGCTGACCACGCCCGACAACGACCTGGCGCGCAAGGCCGCCCAGGATCCTCGCGGCCTCTCGCCCGACGAGTACGAGACGTGGTACTGCACGGCCTACGTCAGCGCCATTTGCCATCAGATCCAGGAAGTGGTGCGCGACGGCGTGGCCAAGGCCGTGCGTCAGGTGGCGGAGTCGGAAGGGACGATCCTCAGCAAGACGACGCTGCTGATGATCCTGATCACGATCCTCAGCTCCATTGGCTCGGCGCTGGCGATCTCCAACCTGATCACGGCCAGCGTGATCGAGCGCAGCCAGGAACTGGGCCTGCTCAAGGCACTGGGCGCCCGCAACTATCAGATCGTGCTGCTGGTGCTGGTCGAGGTGATGGTGACCAGCCTGTTCGGCGGCGCGCTGGGGTACTTCCTCGGCATCGGCTTCGCGCAGATCATCGGCCGGACGGTCTTCGGCTCCTCCATCGAGATCGCCCAGATGGTGATCGTGATCGTGGCCGTGATCCTGTTCTTCGTGACGCTGTTCGGTTCGATCCCCGCGATCCGTTATCTGCTGAACCTGAAACCGACGGAGGTCCTCCATGGCAAATAA
- a CDS encoding ABC transporter permease, translated as MANKRRKMYLKMVTSSLIRRASRLIIAVLAVAIGATILSGLVTIYYDIPRQLGREFRSYGANLLLLPKGDARISRENLERVRALIGPDRIVGMAPYRYQTVKINEQPYIIAGTDLPQAKKNSPFWYVEGDWGSAAAPDRVMVGKEIAETLNLSIGDTFTVLGVKYGRRAEASGQNLSAEENRGRDEGEQNFAKKLTVCGIVTTGGAEEGFIFADVDMLDNLIGDSFRGDVVECSVVADSEQMEELTADLETKMPGIQPRAVRRLTQSQDIVLGKLQALVLLVTVVVLIITMISVSTTMMAMVAERRREIALKKALGAENRLVMGELLGEGALLGFIGSVIGVFLGFEFAQRVSLSVFGRAINFQWPIIPVTIAVFIAITVLASILPVRRVMDIHPAIVLRGE; from the coding sequence ATGGCAAATAAAAGACGGAAGATGTACCTCAAGATGGTGACGAGTTCGCTGATCCGGCGCGCCTCGCGGCTGATCATCGCCGTGCTGGCCGTCGCCATCGGCGCTACCATCCTCTCGGGTCTGGTGACGATCTATTATGACATTCCGCGCCAGCTGGGACGGGAATTCCGCTCCTATGGCGCCAATTTGCTGCTGCTGCCCAAGGGCGACGCGCGCATCAGCCGCGAAAACCTCGAACGGGTGCGCGCCCTCATCGGCCCCGACCGCATCGTCGGCATGGCGCCGTACCGTTACCAGACGGTGAAGATCAACGAGCAGCCCTATATCATCGCCGGCACCGACCTGCCGCAGGCGAAGAAGAACAGCCCCTTCTGGTACGTGGAGGGGGACTGGGGCAGCGCCGCCGCGCCCGACCGGGTGATGGTCGGCAAGGAGATCGCCGAGACGCTGAATTTGTCCATCGGCGACACGTTCACCGTGCTGGGCGTCAAATACGGCCGCCGCGCCGAAGCCTCCGGGCAGAACCTGTCGGCGGAAGAGAACCGCGGCCGCGACGAAGGCGAACAGAACTTCGCCAAGAAACTGACCGTCTGCGGCATCGTCACCACCGGCGGCGCCGAGGAAGGCTTCATCTTCGCCGACGTGGACATGCTCGACAATCTGATCGGCGACAGCTTCCGCGGCGACGTGGTGGAGTGCAGCGTCGTCGCCGATTCCGAGCAGATGGAAGAACTGACTGCCGACCTTGAGACGAAGATGCCCGGCATCCAGCCGCGCGCCGTGCGCCGTCTCACCCAGTCGCAGGACATCGTGCTGGGCAAGCTGCAGGCGCTGGTGCTGCTGGTTACGGTGGTGGTGCTGATCATCACGATGATCTCGGTCTCCACCACGATGATGGCCATGGTCGCCGAGCGCCGCCGCGAGATCGCCCTGAAAAAGGCGCTTGGCGCCGAGAACCGCCTCGTCATGGGCGAACTGCTCGGCGAAGGCGCGCTGCTGGGCTTCATCGGCAGCGTCATCGGCGTGTTCCTCGGCTTCGAGTTCGCGCAGCGCGTCAGCCTCAGCGTCTTCGGCCGGGCCATCAACTTCCAGTGGCCCATCATCCCCGTTACCATCGCGGTCTTCATCGCGATCACCGTGCTCGCTTCGATCCTGCCGGTGCGCCGGGTAATGGACATTCATCCCGCGATCGTGCTCAGGGGGGAATAA
- a CDS encoding ABC transporter ATP-binding protein, translating to MGKILELKDVSKIYGDLHALSHINLTVNEGEWLSIMGPSGSGKTTMLNVIGCMDTPSEGGVILDGADISRESAANLTKIRRDKIGLIFQQFHLISYLSALENVMVAQYYHSMPDEKEAMEALEKVGLGQRAHHLPTQLSGGEQQRVCIARALINSPRILLGDEPTGNLDEENERIVVDIFHRLHDEGVTLVVVTHDPEVGDVAQRKIVLEHGKIVQDIDQRANFSGVLRA from the coding sequence TTGGGTAAGATTCTCGAATTGAAAGATGTTTCCAAGATCTACGGCGACCTGCACGCCCTCTCGCATATCAACCTGACGGTGAACGAAGGCGAGTGGCTGTCCATCATGGGGCCTTCCGGCTCCGGCAAGACGACGATGCTGAACGTCATCGGCTGCATGGACACTCCCTCGGAGGGCGGCGTCATCCTCGACGGCGCCGACATCAGCCGCGAGAGCGCCGCGAACCTGACGAAGATCCGCCGCGACAAGATCGGGCTGATCTTTCAGCAGTTCCATCTGATCAGCTATCTTTCCGCGCTCGAAAACGTCATGGTCGCTCAGTACTACCACAGCATGCCCGACGAAAAAGAGGCCATGGAGGCGCTGGAAAAAGTCGGACTGGGACAGCGCGCCCATCACCTGCCCACGCAGCTTTCCGGCGGCGAGCAGCAGCGCGTCTGCATCGCCCGCGCGCTGATCAACTCGCCCCGCATCCTGCTCGGCGACGAGCCGACGGGCAACCTCGACGAGGAGAACGAGCGCATCGTCGTGGACATCTTCCACCGTCTGCACGACGAGGGCGTCACGCTGGTCGTCGTTACACACGACCCGGAAGTCGGCGACGTGGCGCAGCGCAAGATCGTGCTGGAGCACGGCAAGATCGTTCAGGACATCGACCAGCGCGCCAATTTCAGCGGCGTGCTGAGAGCGTAA
- a CDS encoding ABC transporter ATP-binding protein codes for MGAVLELKDLCKGYSRGGRSFFAVDHVSLTVASRDFVNVVGRSGSGKSTLLNLAAGMLAPTSGAVELDGVDLAGKSDAELSRLRCDSIGFIPQGAAALPNLTVLENVMLPFCLYPRGGDGEGAARLLLERFGIGAAAGSYPGELSGGELRRVLIARALINRPRLVIADEPTSDLDVESSRGIMEEFSRLNAEGVTLLIVSHDLDSLRYGTRVCTMSEGRLHEGNLFEA; via the coding sequence ATGGGCGCCGTTCTGGAACTGAAAGATCTGTGCAAAGGATATTCGCGCGGCGGCCGTTCGTTCTTCGCCGTGGACCATGTGTCGCTGACCGTCGCGAGCAGGGATTTTGTCAACGTCGTCGGCCGTTCCGGCAGCGGCAAATCGACGCTGCTGAACCTGGCGGCGGGGATGCTGGCGCCCACGTCCGGCGCCGTGGAACTGGACGGCGTCGACCTGGCCGGCAAAAGCGACGCGGAACTGTCGCGGCTGCGCTGCGACAGCATCGGCTTCATCCCCCAGGGAGCGGCGGCGCTGCCCAATCTGACCGTGCTGGAGAACGTGATGCTGCCGTTCTGCCTCTATCCGCGCGGCGGCGACGGCGAAGGCGCGGCCCGTTTGCTGCTGGAGCGCTTCGGCATCGGCGCGGCGGCCGGCTCGTACCCGGGCGAACTGTCCGGCGGCGAATTGCGCCGGGTTCTGATCGCCCGCGCGCTGATCAACCGTCCCCGATTGGTGATCGCCGATGAGCCGACGTCGGATCTCGACGTCGAGTCCAGCCGCGGCATCATGGAGGAATTCTCTCGTCTCAACGCCGAGGGCGTGACGCTGCTGATCGTCTCGCACGACCTCGACTCGCTGAGATACGGCACGCGGGTCTGCACGATGAGCGAAGGCCGCCTGCACGAGGGCAACCTGTTCGAAGCGTAA
- a CDS encoding ABC transporter permease translates to MTGASLSTEAIARKNIRRRPWRSFCLVLAVLLFSFFLYAGTVMSVGLSGGARSAADRLGADVIVVPAGYDPHIDSVILSGRPSMFYLPKDVLERLRDVEGIDRMSPQTFLATIRASCCSYPLQIVGVDYESDFIVRPWLEATLGRGLKDGELIVGYRVNGEPGERLHFFGVDLPVAGRLEQTGMRFDSTVFVTRKTVTDLAKAAENIFKHPLASDGSRVSTVMVKLKPGYDSVKVAQEINRRFGDDDIFALFSKKFVNSIASSLTLVSWMIRGGIGLVWLLAVIVIALLFSVTMNERRVEIGVLRAIGASRGKILALALTEASLISLYGAALGVSLGAAAVAVVSPMVADALKLPFLLPSWTALILLGAASVAVSVLTGVLSALFSARRASRADIYDTLRGN, encoded by the coding sequence ATGACGGGTGCTTCCCTGAGCACGGAGGCCATCGCGCGCAAAAACATCCGCCGCCGCCCCTGGCGGAGTTTCTGCCTTGTGCTCGCGGTGCTGCTGTTCTCGTTTTTCCTGTACGCGGGCACGGTCATGTCGGTCGGTCTGTCCGGCGGCGCGCGCAGCGCCGCCGACCGACTCGGCGCCGACGTCATCGTCGTGCCGGCGGGGTACGACCCCCACATCGACAGCGTGATCCTCTCGGGCAGGCCGTCGATGTTCTACCTGCCCAAGGACGTTCTCGAGCGTCTGCGGGACGTGGAAGGGATCGACCGCATGTCGCCGCAGACTTTTCTGGCGACGATCCGCGCCTCCTGCTGTTCCTATCCGCTGCAGATCGTCGGCGTGGATTACGAGAGCGACTTCATCGTGCGCCCGTGGCTGGAAGCGACGTTGGGGCGCGGCCTTAAAGACGGCGAGCTGATCGTCGGCTACCGCGTCAACGGCGAACCTGGCGAGCGGCTGCATTTCTTCGGCGTCGATCTGCCCGTCGCCGGAAGGCTGGAACAGACGGGCATGAGGTTCGATTCGACGGTTTTCGTGACGCGCAAGACGGTGACTGACTTGGCCAAGGCGGCGGAAAACATCTTCAAACACCCGCTCGCCAGCGACGGCAGCCGCGTCTCGACGGTGATGGTCAAGCTGAAGCCGGGCTACGATTCGGTGAAAGTGGCGCAGGAGATCAACCGCCGCTTCGGCGACGACGATATTTTCGCGCTGTTCAGCAAGAAGTTCGTCAACAGCATCGCCTCTTCGCTGACGCTGGTTTCGTGGATGATCCGCGGCGGCATCGGTCTGGTCTGGCTGCTGGCGGTGATCGTCATCGCGCTGCTGTTCTCCGTGACCATGAACGAGCGCAGGGTCGAGATCGGCGTTCTGCGCGCCATCGGCGCCAGCCGAGGCAAAATCCTCGCCCTGGCTCTGACCGAGGCGTCGCTGATCAGCCTCTACGGCGCGGCGCTGGGCGTGTCTCTCGGCGCGGCGGCCGTGGCCGTCGTCAGCCCGATGGTGGCGGACGCGCTGAAACTGCCGTTCCTGCTGCCGTCCTGGACGGCGCTGATCCTGCTGGGCGCCGCCTCCGTGGCGGTCTCCGTCCTTACGGGCGTGCTGAGCGCGCTGTTCTCGGCGCGCCGGGCCAGCCGCGCCGACATTTACGACACGCTGAGGGGGAACTGA
- a CDS encoding DUF4418 family protein → MLFGALNVLLGLVLSLTPFRLAPVCSQMTPHGAPMKCYYSGLFIVAMGAAVVVLSLFALLRRGRGWAAVLAAFAAIVAAIACLLVPAGVIPLRGAGWVCGLCGDASHACRAVTMPFVRKFAAAIVAVNVVSLILSFVRGGR, encoded by the coding sequence ATGCTGTTCGGAGCTTTGAACGTTCTGCTCGGGCTGGTCCTGTCGCTGACGCCGTTCCGGCTGGCGCCGGTCTGTTCGCAGATGACCCCTCACGGCGCCCCCATGAAGTGCTACTACTCCGGGCTGTTTATCGTCGCCATGGGCGCGGCCGTCGTTGTTTTGTCGCTGTTTGCGCTGCTGCGCCGCGGGCGCGGCTGGGCCGCCGTTTTGGCGGCGTTTGCAGCCATTGTTGCGGCGATCGCCTGCCTGCTCGTTCCTGCCGGCGTGATCCCGCTGCGCGGCGCCGGGTGGGTCTGCGGTCTGTGCGGCGATGCTTCGCACGCCTGCCGCGCCGTGACGATGCCGTTTGTGCGGAAGTTCGCCGCCGCCATCGTCGCGGTGAACGTCGTCTCGCTGATCCTGTCTTTCGTCAGAGGAGGCCGCTGA
- a CDS encoding FMN-binding protein, translating to MKKTLILIAVFVVIGGVFAMKDKFFGVTYRDGVYEGEYQADDGENTKVILTLKDNRIVACVLEARDALGNIKDENHGRDGSAEDFRQAQRAVREMKKYPDMLIEAQDVDTMDSISGASVTYKAMRIAVHEALKKAR from the coding sequence GTGAAGAAAACTCTGATTTTGATCGCCGTCTTCGTTGTGATCGGCGGCGTTTTCGCCATGAAGGACAAGTTCTTCGGCGTCACGTACCGGGACGGCGTCTACGAGGGCGAGTATCAGGCCGACGACGGCGAAAACACCAAAGTGATCCTGACGCTCAAGGACAACAGGATCGTAGCCTGCGTTCTCGAAGCCCGCGACGCGCTGGGCAACATCAAGGACGAAAACCACGGCAGGGACGGCTCGGCCGAGGATTTTCGCCAGGCGCAGCGCGCCGTGCGCGAGATGAAAAAGTATCCGGACATGCTGATCGAGGCGCAGGACGTGGACACGATGGACAGCATTTCCGGCGCGTCCGTCACCTACAAGGCCATGCGGATCGCCGTGCATGAAGCTTTGAAAAAGGCGAGGTAA